A portion of the Pseudomonas sp. GR 6-02 genome contains these proteins:
- the phoU gene encoding phosphate signaling complex protein PhoU has protein sequence MISKEGLTHHISQQFNAELEEVRSHLLAMGGLVEKQVNDAVTALIEADSGLAQQVREVDDQINQMERNIDEECLRILARRQPAASDLRLIISISKSVIDLERIGDEATKIARRAIQLCEEGEAPRGYVEVRHIGDQVRNMVRDALDAFARFDADLALSVAQYDKIIDREYKTALRELATYMMEDPRSISRVLSIIWVLRSLERIGDHARNISELVIYLVRGTDVRHLGLKRMKEEVEGTSAETANVPDKADDK, from the coding sequence ATGATTAGTAAAGAAGGCCTTACCCATCACATCTCCCAGCAGTTCAACGCTGAGCTCGAGGAAGTGCGCAGCCACCTCCTGGCCATGGGCGGGCTGGTCGAGAAGCAGGTCAACGACGCGGTCACCGCGCTGATCGAGGCCGACTCCGGCCTGGCCCAGCAAGTGCGCGAGGTCGACGACCAGATCAACCAGATGGAACGCAATATCGACGAAGAATGCCTGCGCATTCTGGCCCGTCGTCAGCCGGCGGCGTCGGACTTGCGTCTGATCATCAGCATCTCAAAATCGGTGATCGACCTCGAGCGTATCGGCGACGAAGCCACCAAGATCGCCCGTCGCGCCATTCAGTTGTGTGAAGAAGGCGAAGCGCCGCGCGGTTATGTCGAGGTTCGCCACATCGGCGACCAGGTGCGCAACATGGTTCGCGATGCCCTGGACGCATTTGCCCGTTTCGACGCCGACCTGGCGCTGTCGGTGGCGCAGTACGACAAGATCATCGACCGCGAATACAAGACCGCGCTGCGCGAACTCGCCACCTACATGATGGAAGATCCACGCTCTATCTCCCGTGTCTTGAGCATTATCTGGGTGCTGCGTTCCCTTGAGCGAATCGGCGACCACGCGCGCAATATCTCGGAACTGGTGATTTACCTGGTGCGCGGCACCGACGTGCGTCACCTGGGCCTCAAGCGCATGAAGGAAGAAGTGGAAGGCACAAGTGCCGAAACCGCTAATGTTCCGGACAAAGCTGACGATAAGTAA
- a CDS encoding hemolysin family protein, which yields MDPSPGLTLATIFADFGMILFALILVLLNGFFVAAEFAMVKLRSTRVEAIAEQHGWRGHILRTVHSQLDAYLSACQLGITLASLGLGWVGEPAFAHLLEPVLSAVGVDSAEVVKAVSFFTAFFIISYLHIVVGELAPKSWAIRKPELLSLWTAVPLYLFYWAMYPAIYLLNASANQILRIAGQGEPGPHHEHHYSREELKLILHSSRGQDPSDQGMRVLASAVEMGELEVVDWANSREDLVTLEFNAPLKEILALFRRHKFSRYPVYDSERKEFVGLLHIKDLLLELAALDHIPESFNLAELTRPLERVSRHMPLSQLLEQFRKGGSHFALVEEADGNIIGYLTMEDVLEVLVGDIQDEHRKAERGILAYQPGKLLVRGDTPLFKVERLLGIDLDHIEAETLAGLVYETLKRVPEEEEVLEVEGLRIIIKKMKGPKIILAKVLMLD from the coding sequence ATGGACCCTTCCCCTGGCTTGACCCTCGCAACAATATTCGCCGACTTCGGCATGATTCTTTTTGCTCTGATCCTGGTTTTGCTCAACGGCTTTTTCGTTGCGGCAGAGTTTGCCATGGTCAAACTGCGCTCGACCCGGGTCGAAGCCATCGCTGAACAGCACGGCTGGCGCGGGCACATCCTGCGCACCGTACACAGTCAGCTCGATGCTTACCTGTCAGCGTGCCAATTGGGTATCACCCTCGCCTCTCTGGGTCTGGGCTGGGTCGGCGAACCGGCGTTCGCGCACCTCCTGGAGCCTGTGCTGAGTGCCGTGGGTGTAGATTCCGCTGAGGTGGTCAAGGCGGTTTCGTTCTTCACGGCGTTCTTCATCATTTCGTACCTGCACATCGTGGTCGGTGAGCTGGCACCAAAATCCTGGGCCATCCGCAAACCCGAGTTGCTGTCGCTGTGGACGGCGGTGCCGCTGTACTTGTTCTACTGGGCCATGTACCCGGCCATCTACCTGCTCAACGCCAGCGCCAACCAGATCCTGCGCATCGCCGGGCAAGGTGAGCCCGGCCCGCACCACGAGCACCATTACAGCCGCGAAGAACTGAAACTGATCCTGCACTCCAGCCGTGGCCAGGACCCAAGCGACCAAGGCATGCGCGTACTGGCCTCGGCGGTGGAAATGGGCGAGCTGGAAGTGGTCGACTGGGCCAACTCCCGGGAAGACCTGGTCACCCTCGAGTTCAACGCTCCGCTCAAGGAAATCCTGGCGTTGTTCCGTCGCCACAAGTTCAGCCGCTACCCGGTGTACGACAGCGAGCGCAAGGAGTTCGTCGGCCTGCTGCACATCAAGGATCTGCTGCTGGAACTGGCCGCCCTTGATCACATTCCCGAGTCGTTCAACCTCGCCGAACTGACCCGACCACTGGAGCGCGTATCGCGGCACATGCCGCTGTCGCAACTGCTGGAGCAGTTCCGCAAGGGCGGCTCGCACTTCGCCTTGGTCGAGGAAGCCGACGGCAACATCATCGGCTACCTGACCATGGAAGACGTGCTGGAAGTGCTGGTGGGCGACATTCAGGACGAACACCGCAAGGCTGAACGCGGGATCCTCGCGTATCAGCCGGGCAAGTTGCTGGTGCGGGGTGATACGCCGCTGTTCAAGGTGGAACGCCTGCTGGGCATCGACCTGGACCACATCGAAGCCGAAACCCTCGCCGGGCTGGTCTACGAAACCCTGAAACGGGTGCCGGAAGAGGAAGAAGTGCTGGAAGTCGAAGGTTTGCGGATCATCATCAAAAAGATGAAAGGGCCGAAGATCATATTGGCCAAGGTGTTGATGCTGGACTGA
- the phoB gene encoding phosphate regulon transcriptional regulator PhoB, with the protein MVGRSILIVDDEAPIREMIAVALEMAGYDCLEAENSQQAHAIIVDRKPDLILLDWMLPGTSGIELARRLKRDELTGDIPIIMLTAKGEEDNKIQGLEVGADDYITKPFSPRELVARLKAVLRRAGPTDGEAPIEVGGLLLDPISHRVTIDGKPAEMGPTEYRLLQFFMTHQERAYTRGQLLDQVWGGNVYVEERTVDVHIRRLRKALGDAYENLVQTVRGTGYRFSTKA; encoded by the coding sequence ATGGTTGGCAGGAGCATTCTGATCGTCGACGACGAAGCGCCCATTCGCGAAATGATCGCCGTTGCGTTGGAAATGGCCGGCTATGACTGCCTGGAGGCGGAGAACTCACAGCAGGCCCATGCCATTATCGTCGACCGCAAACCGGACCTGATTCTGCTCGACTGGATGCTGCCCGGCACTTCCGGCATCGAGTTGGCCCGCCGCCTCAAGCGCGACGAACTGACCGGGGATATCCCGATCATCATGCTCACCGCCAAGGGCGAAGAGGACAACAAGATCCAGGGCCTGGAAGTCGGCGCCGACGACTACATCACCAAACCGTTTTCCCCCCGCGAACTGGTGGCCCGCCTCAAAGCCGTGCTGCGTCGCGCCGGCCCGACCGATGGCGAAGCGCCGATCGAAGTCGGCGGCCTGCTGCTGGACCCGATCAGCCACCGCGTGACCATCGACGGCAAACCTGCCGAGATGGGCCCGACCGAGTACCGTTTGCTGCAATTCTTCATGACCCACCAGGAACGCGCCTACACCCGCGGCCAGTTGCTGGATCAGGTCTGGGGCGGCAATGTCTACGTCGAAGAGCGCACTGTCGACGTGCACATCCGTCGCCTGCGCAAAGCCCTCGGCGATGCTTACGAAAATCTGGTACAAACCGTGCGCGGCACCGGCTACCGGTTTTCCACCAAGGCCTGA
- the pstB gene encoding phosphate ABC transporter ATP-binding protein PstB, giving the protein MQHEAHTHGINMSALGRDKQSLSLEQETVAIEVPGLSLFYGDKQALYDVSMNIPKQRVTAFIGPSGCGKSTLLRTFNRMNDLVDGCRVEGAINLYGNNIYRKGEDVAELRRRVGMVFQKPNPFPKTIYENVVYGLRIQGINKKRILDEAVEWALKGAALWDEVKDRLHESALGLSGGQQQRLVIARTIAVEPEVLLLDEPCSALDPISTLKVEELIYELKSKFTIVIVTHNMQQAARVSDYTAFMYMGKLVEFGDTDTLFTNPAKKQTEDYITGRYG; this is encoded by the coding sequence ATGCAGCACGAAGCACACACTCACGGCATCAACATGTCGGCCCTGGGCCGCGACAAACAGAGCCTGAGTCTCGAGCAGGAAACCGTGGCCATCGAAGTGCCGGGGTTGAGCCTGTTCTACGGCGACAAACAAGCGCTGTATGACGTCAGCATGAACATCCCGAAACAACGCGTGACCGCCTTCATCGGCCCGTCCGGCTGTGGCAAGTCCACGCTGTTGCGCACTTTCAACCGCATGAACGACCTGGTGGATGGCTGCCGCGTCGAAGGCGCGATCAACCTCTACGGCAACAACATCTACCGCAAGGGCGAGGACGTGGCCGAGCTGCGTCGTCGCGTCGGCATGGTGTTCCAGAAGCCCAACCCGTTCCCGAAAACCATCTATGAAAACGTGGTTTACGGCTTGCGCATCCAGGGCATCAACAAAAAGCGCATCCTCGACGAAGCCGTCGAGTGGGCGTTGAAAGGCGCGGCGCTGTGGGATGAAGTCAAGGATCGTCTGCACGAGTCGGCACTCGGTCTGTCCGGTGGTCAGCAGCAACGTCTGGTGATTGCCCGCACCATCGCCGTGGAGCCGGAAGTGCTGCTGCTCGACGAACCGTGCTCGGCACTCGACCCGATCTCCACGCTGAAAGTCGAAGAGCTGATCTACGAACTGAAATCCAAGTTCACCATTGTTATCGTGACCCACAACATGCAACAGGCCGCGCGGGTTTCCGACTACACGGCGTTCATGTATATGGGCAAACTGGTGGAGTTCGGCGACACCGACACCCTGTTCACCAATCCGGCGAAGAAGCAGACCGAAGACTACATCACCGGTCGTTACGGCTAG
- a CDS encoding COG4315 family predicted lipoprotein — MNHIAKSWKVLLVTAALTLPSLAFAAEPAMMKGGMMVDQKGMTLYTFDKDKDGKSMCMGECAKNWPPMMAPMDAKPMGEWKPIKRDDGTMQWTYDGKPMYTYKMDSKPGDMKGDGMMKMWHVIGEHK; from the coding sequence ATGAATCACATTGCTAAATCCTGGAAGGTCCTGCTGGTCACGGCTGCGTTAACGCTGCCGTCCCTGGCCTTTGCGGCAGAACCCGCCATGATGAAAGGCGGCATGATGGTCGATCAGAAGGGTATGACCTTGTATACCTTTGACAAGGACAAGGACGGCAAGTCGATGTGCATGGGTGAGTGTGCGAAGAACTGGCCGCCGATGATGGCTCCGATGGATGCCAAGCCCATGGGTGAATGGAAGCCGATCAAGCGTGACGACGGCACGATGCAATGGACTTACGACGGTAAGCCAATGTACACCTACAAAATGGACAGCAAGCCGGGAGACATGAAAGGCGACGGCATGATGAAAATGTGGCACGTGATTGGCGAACACAAGTAA
- a CDS encoding response regulator — MSKISVLVVDDASFIRDLVKKCLRNYFPGIRTEDAVNGKKAQAMLAKEAFDLVLCDWEMPEMSGLELLTWCREQDNLKAMPFVMVTSRGDKENVVQAIQAGVSGYVSKPFTNEQLLTKVKQALNKVGKLDTLMNSAPTKMNSAFGNDSLSALTGGKAAVVAPSAAAVNPFAKPAAAAPAPAAAPSRGLLNNPPVKAPASASAGGRGQGQLRLSSGTQQCVIKALSIKEALLVVKRTDTLPQVLDNAVLDLEQGDNAETARLNGYLHAIVAHEPKPDSEWLQLTFRFVDQDAQKLDYISRLIARGTAQKHFVPGA; from the coding sequence ATGAGCAAGATCAGTGTGTTGGTCGTGGACGATGCGTCGTTCATTCGTGACCTGGTAAAAAAGTGCCTGCGCAACTACTTCCCGGGGATCCGGACCGAAGATGCAGTCAACGGTAAAAAGGCCCAGGCCATGCTGGCCAAGGAAGCGTTCGACCTGGTTCTGTGCGACTGGGAAATGCCGGAAATGTCCGGTCTGGAGTTGCTGACCTGGTGCCGTGAGCAGGACAACCTCAAGGCCATGCCGTTCGTGATGGTGACCAGCCGTGGCGATAAAGAAAACGTGGTCCAGGCGATCCAGGCCGGGGTTTCCGGCTACGTCAGCAAGCCATTCACCAACGAGCAGCTGTTGACCAAGGTCAAGCAGGCCCTGAACAAGGTCGGCAAGCTCGATACCTTGATGAACAGCGCGCCGACCAAAATGAACTCGGCGTTCGGCAACGATTCCCTGAGCGCATTGACCGGTGGCAAAGCGGCGGTAGTCGCACCCTCGGCTGCAGCGGTCAACCCGTTTGCCAAACCTGCCGCCGCCGCGCCAGCCCCGGCTGCGGCGCCGTCTCGCGGCCTGCTCAACAATCCACCGGTCAAGGCGCCTGCCTCCGCATCAGCTGGCGGTCGTGGCCAAGGCCAACTGCGTCTGTCGAGCGGCACACAGCAATGCGTGATCAAGGCCTTGAGCATCAAGGAAGCGCTGCTGGTGGTGAAACGCACTGACACCTTGCCGCAAGTCCTCGACAACGCCGTACTCGACCTGGAGCAGGGCGACAATGCCGAAACTGCCCGTCTTAACGGCTACTTGCACGCCATCGTCGCCCACGAGCCGAAGCCGGACAGCGAGTGGCTGCAACTGACGTTCCGCTTTGTCGACCAGGATGCACAGAAGCTCGACTACATCTCCCGCCTGATCGCCCGTGGCACCGCGCAGAAGCACTTCGTACCGGGTGCGTAA
- the pstA gene encoding phosphate ABC transporter permease PstA produces the protein MKQNSLNGWFKSGAPGVWISGGAVSIAVIMTIGLLAVIAVRGLGHFWPADLIHANYDVPGQANHLVIGEVVQKEEVPRERLKTAGLPVPDQGPEFMTRELIKVGNRDLNGTDFTWIVGEWLTNQKTPPELMTIERREWGNFYGYLVNVKEDGKVVAEGEAAWPELQARVDRVNQLAGQLKSLEKTDIGAINAGLERVRLHGRKLELAGRLDATAQADLESERAELNARYQEIEARLNDLHKQFNRDSLTARDANGKEVEIGIGKVVHAYQPNAMSTFTKVGFYFSKVWEFLSDDPREANTEGGIFPAIFGTVMMTLIMAMIVTPFGVLAAVYLREYAKQNTLTRVIRIAVNNLAGVPAIVYGVFGLGFFVYVLGGSIDRLFFPEALPAPTFGTPGLLWASLTLALLAVPVVIVATEEGLARIPRTVREGSLALGATKAETLWKIVLPMASPAMMTGMILAVARAAGEVAPLMLVGVVKLAPSLPLDGNYPYLHLDQKIMHLGFHIYDVGFQSPNVEAARPLVYATALLLVLVIATLNLSAVYIRNHLREKYKALDS, from the coding sequence GTGAAACAGAACTCCCTGAATGGATGGTTCAAGAGCGGCGCCCCGGGCGTCTGGATCAGCGGCGGCGCGGTGTCCATTGCGGTCATCATGACCATTGGCCTGCTGGCGGTCATTGCCGTGCGCGGTCTGGGGCACTTCTGGCCGGCGGACCTGATCCACGCCAATTACGACGTGCCGGGCCAGGCCAACCACCTGGTCATCGGCGAAGTGGTGCAGAAGGAAGAAGTGCCACGCGAGCGCCTGAAAACCGCTGGCCTGCCGGTGCCCGATCAGGGCCCGGAGTTCATGACTCGCGAGCTGATCAAGGTCGGCAACCGTGATCTGAACGGCACGGACTTCACCTGGATTGTCGGCGAGTGGCTGACCAACCAGAAAACCCCGCCAGAGCTGATGACCATCGAGCGTCGCGAGTGGGGCAACTTCTACGGCTATCTGGTCAACGTTAAAGAGGACGGCAAGGTCGTCGCTGAAGGCGAAGCCGCATGGCCTGAGTTGCAGGCCCGTGTCGATCGCGTCAACCAGTTGGCTGGGCAGCTCAAGAGCTTGGAAAAAACCGACATCGGCGCGATCAACGCCGGTCTCGAACGTGTTCGTCTGCACGGTCGCAAGCTGGAATTGGCCGGCCGTCTCGACGCTACCGCACAGGCGGACCTGGAGTCTGAGCGCGCCGAGCTGAATGCCCGTTATCAGGAAATCGAAGCGCGTCTGAACGACCTGCACAAGCAGTTCAACCGTGACAGCCTGACGGCTCGTGACGCGAACGGTAAAGAGGTCGAGATCGGTATCGGCAAAGTGGTTCACGCCTATCAGCCGAACGCCATGAGCACCTTTACCAAGGTGGGCTTCTACTTCAGCAAGGTCTGGGAATTCCTCAGTGATGACCCGCGCGAAGCCAACACCGAAGGCGGGATCTTCCCGGCGATTTTCGGCACCGTGATGATGACCTTGATCATGGCGATGATCGTCACTCCGTTCGGAGTGCTGGCGGCGGTCTACCTGCGTGAATACGCCAAGCAGAACACCCTGACCCGAGTGATCCGTATTGCGGTGAACAACCTGGCGGGCGTACCGGCGATCGTTTACGGCGTGTTCGGCCTGGGCTTCTTCGTTTATGTACTGGGCGGCTCGATCGACCGGTTGTTCTTCCCCGAAGCCTTGCCGGCGCCGACCTTCGGTACGCCGGGTCTGTTGTGGGCTTCGTTGACCTTGGCCCTGCTGGCTGTGCCGGTGGTGATCGTGGCCACCGAAGAAGGCCTGGCGCGGATTCCTCGCACCGTACGCGAAGGCTCGTTGGCCCTCGGCGCGACCAAGGCCGAGACCTTGTGGAAGATCGTGCTGCCGATGGCCAGCCCGGCAATGATGACCGGCATGATCCTCGCCGTGGCCCGCGCCGCCGGTGAAGTGGCGCCGCTGATGCTGGTGGGTGTAGTGAAACTGGCACCGTCGCTGCCGCTGGATGGCAACTACCCGTACCTGCACCTGGACCAGAAGATCATGCACCTGGGCTTCCACATTTATGACGTCGGCTTCCAGAGCCCGAACGTAGAAGCCGCGCGGCCGCTGGTGTATGCCACGGCGCTGCTGCTGGTGTTGGTGATCGCGACATTGAACCTGTCGGCCGTTTATATCCGTAACCACCTGCGCGAGAAGTACAAGGCGCTGGATAGCTAA
- the phoR gene encoding phosphate regulon sensor histidine kinase PhoR, giving the protein MNQNWHGTLIRHMLLLVTACLVIGLISGYYGWSLAVGLGVYLAWTLKQLLRLHEWLRLHQPDEAPPDGYGLWGEVFDSIYHLQRRDQRVRGRLQAVIDRVQESTAALKDAVIMLDSDGNLEWWNRAAETLLGLKTPQDSGQPVTNLVRHPRFKEYFEQDNYAEPLEIPSPINDRLRIQLYITRYGNNEHLMLVRDVTRIHQLEQMRKDFIANVSHELRTPLTVICGYLETLLDNVEDVNPRWTRALQQMQQQGGRMQTLLNDLLLLAKLEATDYPSDNQPVSIDSLLQSIKSDAQQLSGQKNQRITLEADPTILLKGSEAELRSAFSNLVFNAVKYTPAEGNIRIRWWGDEQGAHLSVQDSGIGIDSKHLPRLTERFYRVDSSRNSNTGGTGLGLAIVKHVLLRHRARMEISSVPGHGSTFTCHFAPAQVTKSRVISAAD; this is encoded by the coding sequence GTGAACCAAAACTGGCATGGCACCCTGATTCGCCACATGCTGTTGCTGGTCACCGCCTGCCTGGTGATCGGCCTGATTTCCGGCTACTACGGCTGGAGTCTCGCCGTGGGCCTGGGGGTTTACCTGGCCTGGACCCTCAAACAGCTGCTGCGCCTGCACGAATGGCTGCGCCTGCACCAACCCGATGAAGCACCGCCCGACGGCTATGGCCTGTGGGGCGAAGTGTTCGACAGCATCTATCACCTGCAACGCCGCGACCAACGGGTACGCGGGCGCCTGCAAGCGGTGATCGACCGGGTCCAGGAATCCACTGCCGCGCTGAAAGACGCAGTGATCATGCTCGACAGCGACGGCAACCTTGAGTGGTGGAACCGCGCCGCCGAAACCCTGCTCGGCCTCAAGACTCCTCAGGACAGCGGCCAGCCGGTGACCAACCTGGTGCGCCATCCGCGTTTCAAGGAATACTTCGAGCAGGACAACTACGCCGAACCATTGGAGATTCCGTCGCCGATCAACGATCGCCTGCGCATTCAGCTGTACATCACCCGCTACGGCAACAACGAGCACTTGATGCTGGTGCGCGACGTGACGCGTATCCATCAGCTGGAGCAGATGCGCAAAGACTTCATCGCCAACGTGTCCCACGAGCTGCGCACCCCCCTGACGGTGATTTGCGGCTACCTGGAAACCCTGCTCGATAACGTCGAGGACGTGAATCCGCGCTGGACCCGTGCCCTGCAGCAAATGCAGCAGCAAGGCGGGCGCATGCAGACCTTGCTTAACGATTTGCTGCTGCTGGCCAAACTGGAAGCCACCGATTACCCATCGGACAACCAACCAGTGTCCATCGATAGCCTGCTGCAATCGATAAAGAGCGACGCCCAACAGCTGTCGGGTCAGAAAAATCAGCGCATCACCCTGGAAGCCGACCCGACGATTCTGCTCAAGGGCAGTGAAGCCGAACTGCGCAGTGCGTTTTCCAATCTGGTGTTCAACGCGGTGAAATACACCCCGGCCGAGGGCAATATCCGCATTCGCTGGTGGGGCGACGAGCAAGGTGCACACCTGAGCGTGCAGGATTCGGGAATCGGCATCGACAGCAAACACCTGCCGCGCCTGACCGAACGCTTCTACCGCGTCGATTCCAGCCGCAATTCCAACACCGGCGGCACCGGGCTGGGGCTGGCCATCGTCAAGCACGTGTTGCTGCGCCACCGGGCACGCATGGAAATCAGCAGTGTGCCGGGGCATGGCAGCACGTTTACCTGCCATTTCGCGCCGGCCCAGGTCACCAAATCCCGCGTGATCAGCGCCGCGGACTGA
- a CDS encoding peptidoglycan DD-metalloendopeptidase family protein, translating into MLARLLFFCGLFMASTSAVAMTIYKSTDTSGVVSYSDRPTKGAKVFVFRDRMVEHLERQVYLDIKRLNGMDSVFVRNDLYAPVEIELSFDRLQNVSGAPSRPIRRVMPARSNLRLALLTPTKAGRPIVYNPRFAYFLGDPSGAAMAYRYPLPWRGGPFRLTQGPNGQYSHYGPKNRYAMDIAMPEGTPIIAARGGVVVKTENGQTGRGNDPSGNFVRVLHDDGTMGVYLHLKKGSVCVREGQRVVVGSALALSGNTGNSSGPHLHFVVQRNTGLGLVSIPYQFNQPVGALPNFALGSRSRLAGDER; encoded by the coding sequence ATGCTCGCGCGCCTGCTGTTTTTCTGTGGTCTTTTCATGGCCTCCACCTCGGCTGTGGCCATGACGATCTATAAGTCCACTGATACCAGTGGCGTGGTCTCTTACAGCGACCGCCCCACCAAAGGCGCGAAGGTGTTCGTTTTTCGCGACCGAATGGTCGAACACCTTGAGCGGCAGGTGTACCTCGACATCAAGAGGCTGAATGGCATGGACAGCGTGTTCGTGCGCAACGACCTGTATGCGCCGGTCGAGATCGAGCTGAGTTTCGACAGACTGCAGAACGTCAGCGGAGCGCCGAGCCGACCGATCCGGCGGGTGATGCCGGCGCGCAGTAACCTTCGTCTGGCCCTGCTCACGCCGACGAAGGCCGGAAGGCCGATCGTGTATAACCCAAGGTTCGCATATTTCCTGGGCGACCCCTCAGGGGCTGCCATGGCCTATCGATATCCGTTGCCCTGGCGTGGCGGTCCGTTTCGGCTGACCCAGGGCCCCAATGGCCAATACAGCCACTACGGACCGAAGAACCGTTACGCGATGGATATCGCCATGCCCGAAGGCACGCCGATCATCGCGGCGCGCGGCGGGGTGGTGGTGAAAACCGAGAATGGCCAGACCGGGCGCGGCAACGATCCATCGGGCAATTTCGTGCGGGTGTTGCACGATGACGGGACCATGGGCGTGTACCTGCACCTCAAGAAAGGTTCGGTCTGCGTACGGGAAGGTCAGCGGGTAGTGGTGGGCAGTGCGCTGGCGCTGTCGGGCAACACCGGCAACAGCAGCGGCCCGCACCTGCACTTCGTGGTGCAGCGCAATACCGGGTTGGGCCTGGTGTCGATTCCGTACCAGTTCAATCAACCGGTGGGGGCGTTGCCCAACTTTGCGTTGGGCAGTAGGAGCCGGCTTGCTGGCGATGAACGATAA